The following coding sequences lie in one Spinacia oleracea cultivar Varoflay chromosome 1, BTI_SOV_V1, whole genome shotgun sequence genomic window:
- the LOC130469321 gene encoding uncharacterized protein — protein MTAMWLLLHHGSHSFDVRVTDMEKYRLLRLFLDIFEESVRQDVFLPSTFALFIESPCGRVELVDDKTMKLMWGWNWGKDTTEIWVEGTDKPGVVFRNAVATIEHHRKESERKLKERQDELLRAQRKEEEEMRKKQEREDILRELQEQMEYTIAVEVPVVDCEDLSTEYVRIISKDGADEVFPGASQPQPTQESSPSKKPTSPKPKQKAKVKPTTPKAPKVPKAKKLTPKRRPTPTQKQATPKAKKPTPTTKKPTSTPQQPTPTPEQSIPPAQQPTPTTQQPIPPPQQPNPSPQTHPTHSPPPQNTQNDQPPHSPPPQNTQNDQPPHSTPTQNQSEAVKRKGARTRPTGFRVNKVTAKKAGTWVSKGKGIGRKGTGRSKSARVFTDIEDIGSEEESEDSDWEESEPDSELEEDKLDDWVDSDVEAEVITDDVPDLLFEECLDGSSKMDKAYKNGKIWTHQPYGSIKLEPWLIFPDKSTFLDVLRIFCIQEGFGLSVERADSKRYTAVCAIETCDWRIHASKMFDSVSWAIKGISGCHKTCGRLEENPVVTSEWLCKNMMSLIEANTEIPVETLRRYAQETFQLRVKKRLLYKVRSMAVEKIHGGWAEAYELLPRYAEMIKQTNPRSYALISWGATSGDVNPKFRACFFSFAAQVKGFLRGCRPIIGIDGAHLSGFYKGILLTAVGIDGNNEIFVLAYGIVDTESCDSWTHFMRCLRQMFEQEGCNKDDWTFISDRMKGVDLAVRDTFPRATRRVCCQHLYMNCKNNGFSGSAFFKLFWIAANAHNEYVYGKALEKITAHDPNAAAYLDTCQEQWSRHMFDPSVCCDHNTTNFVESFNACTKPYRDMLVFSLLEAIRKWCMERVGARFDMAIDMEDGQLTEYAKKEVDERTGESRFCYATACGGGEFEVRDAHVNFPIRLSTRSCGCGKWQISGIPCKHALRVIYDQRLNPIDFVSPFFKSAAYKLTYADHIHPMSDPTQWPNFSLPTIQLLGYDTYDIT, from the exons ATGACTGCAATGTGGTTGTTATTGCATCATGGATCACATAGCTTTGATGTGAGAGTTACAGACATGGAAAAGTATCGTCTTTTGAGGTTGTTTTTGGATATTTTTGAGGAATCTGTTAGGCAGGATGTGTTTTTACCTAGTACATTTGCCCTGTTTATTGAGTCTCCCTGTGGTAGAGTTGAGTTGGTAGATGATAAGACAATGAAGCTAATGTGGGGATGGAATTGGGGTAAGGACACTACTGAAATATGGGTTGAGGGTACAGACAAACCAGGAGTGGTGTTTAGAAATGCTGTTGCCACAATTGAGCATCATAGGAAGGAGAGTGAGAGAAAGCTCAAAGAGAGACAAGATGAACTTCTTAGGGCTCAAAGAAAGGAGGAAGAGGAAATGAGGAAAAAACAGGAGAGAGAGGACATTTTAAGGGAACTTCAAGAACAAATGGAGTACACAATAGCTGTGGAGGTGCCTGTGGTTGATTGTGAGGACTTAAGCACTGAGTATGTGAGGATTATAAGCAAGGATGGTGCTGATGAGGTGTTTCCAGGAGCCTCTCAACCACAACCCACACAAGAATCTTCACCCTCCAAAAAACCTACTTCTCCTAAACCAAAACAAAAGGCCAAAGTCAAGCCAACTACTCCAAAAGCTCCTAAGGTTCCTAAAGCCAAGAAACTGACCCCTAAGAGGAGACCCACCCCAACTCAAAAACAGGCCACACCAAAGGCAAAAAAACCCACCCCAACAACAAAAAAGCCCACCTCAACACCACAACAACCCACCCCAACTCCAGAACAATCAATCCCACCAGCACAGCAACCCACCCCAACAACACAGCAGCCCATCCCACCACCACAGCAACCCAACCCATCACCACAAACACACCCCACCCATTCCCCACCACCACAGAACACCCAAAATGATCAACCACCCCATTCTCCACCACCACAGAACACCCAAAATGATCAGCCACCCCATTCAACACCAACACAGAATCAGTCTGAAGCTGTTAAAAGGAAGGGGGCCAGAACTAGACCTACAGGGTTCAGGGTGAACAAAGTGACTGCCAAGAAAGCTGGAACTTGGGTATCCAAAGGGAAGGGCATAGGTAGGAAGGGTACAGGGAGGTCAAAGAGCGCAAGGGTGTTCACTGATATTGAGGATATAGGTTCAGAAGAGGAGAGTGAGGATTCAGATTGGGAGGAATCTGAACCAGACTCTGAACTAGAGGAGGATAAACTTGATGATTGGGTTGACTCTGATGTGGAGGCTGAGGTGATAACAGATGATGTGCCTGACTTATTGTTTGAGGAATGTTTGGATGGTTCTAGTAAGATGGATAAGGCCTACAAGAATGGAAAGATATGGACTCATCAACCATATGGGTCCATCAAATTAGAACCTTGGTTGATCTTTCCAGACAAGTCCACTTTCCTAGATGTTTTGAGGATTTTTTGCATACAAGAGGGGTTTGGACTAAGTGTTGAGAGGGCTGACAGTAAGAGGTACACTGCAGTGTGTGCAATAGAAACTTGTGACTGGAGGATACATGCAAGTAAGATGTTTGACAGTGTCAGTTGGGCTATTAAGGGGATCAGTGGGTGCCACAAAACTTGTGGGAGATTGGAGGAGAACCCTGTGGTGACCTCTGAGTGGCTATGTAAGAACATGATGAGTCTAATTGAGGCCAACACTGAAATTCCTGTTGAGACATTGAGAAGGTATGCACAGGAGACATTTCAATTGAGGGTTAAAAAGAGATTGTTGTACAAAGTAAGGAGTATGGCAGTAGAGAAGATACATGGTGGTTGGGCTGAGGCTTATGAGTTGCTTCCTAGGTATGCTGAGATGATTAAACAGACAAACCCAAGAAGTTATGCACTGATTTCATGGGGTGCTACAAGTGGGGATGTGAACCCCAAGTTCAGAGCTTGTTTCTTCTCCTTTGCTGCTCAAGTCAAGGGGTTTTTGAGGGGGTGCAGGCCTATAATTGGAATAGATGGGGCTCATCTAAGTGGGTTTTACAAGGGAATCCTACTCACAGCTGTTGGCATTGATGGGAACAATGAAATATTTGTTCTGGCTTATGGGATAGTGGACACTGAGAGCTGTGATAGTTGGACACATTTCATGAGATGCTTGAGGCAGATGTTTGAGCAAGAGGGTTGCAACAAAGATGATTGGACCTTCATCAGTGACAGGATGAAG GGAGTTGACTTGGCAGTGAGAGATACTTTTCCTAGAGCTACTAGGAGAGTTTGCTGCCAACACTTGTACATGAATTGCAAAAACAATGGATTTAGTGGATCTGCTTTCTTCAAACTGTTTTGGATAGCTGCAAATGCACACAATGAGTATGTGTATGGTAAAGCATTAGAGAAGATCACTGCTCATGATCCAAATGCTGCTGCATACTTGGACACATGCCAGGAGCAGTGGTCCAGGCATATGTTTGACCCTTCTGtttgttgtgatcacaacacaacaaactttgtggagtcattcaatgcatgcacaaaaccatacagagacaTGCTTGTATTCTCATTGTTGGAAG CAATCAGAAAGTGGTGTATGGAGAGGGTTGGGGCAAGATTTGACATGGCAATTGATATGGAGGATGGTCAGTTGACTGAGTATGCCAAGAAAGAGGTGGATGAAAGAACAGGAGAGTCTAGGTTCTGCTATGCTACAGCCTGTGGTGGGGGGGAATTTGAGGTCAGAGATGCACATGTGAACTTCCCCATCAGGTTATCAACTAGAAGCTGTGGGTGTGGGAAGTGGCAAATTTCTGGAATCCCCTGCAAGCATGCACTCAGGGTGATTTATGACCAAAGGCTGAACCCCATTGATTTTGTCTCCCCATTCTTCAAGTCTGCTGCATACAAGCTTACATATGCAGACCACATTCACCCCATGTCAGACCCAACACAGTGGCCTAACTTTTCTCTCCCTACCATTCAgcttttaggttatgatacatatgacattacataa